A DNA window from Helianthus annuus cultivar XRQ/B chromosome 15, HanXRQr2.0-SUNRISE, whole genome shotgun sequence contains the following coding sequences:
- the LOC110909768 gene encoding auxin-responsive protein SAUR50-like: MGLRKSCNRQAQALALKKIIKRCSSFGKNNDSGLPNDVPKGHFVVYIGESRSRYIVPISCLDHPTFQHLLQRSEEEFGFNHDMGIIIPCQEVDFLSCFSVSA, from the coding sequence ATGGGTCTTAGAAAGTCATGCAATAGACAAGCTCAGGCACTAGCTCTCAAGAAAATCATCAAAAGATGCTCGAGTTTTGGCAAGAACAACGACAGCGGTCTCCCCAATGATGTCCCAAAGGGACATTTTGTGGTGTACATTGGCGAAAGTCGTAGCCGATACATCGTACCAATATCATGCTTGGATCATCCAACATTCCAACATCTATTACAAAGATCCGAGGAAGAATTTGGGTTTAATCATGATATGGGAATTATCATTCCATGCCAAGAAGTTGATTTTCTATCTTGTTTCTCCGTGAGTgcatga
- the LOC110913865 gene encoding uncharacterized protein LOC110913865 — protein sequence MMMRGAWNFPPVQPQPIPTPPVQPQPIPTQSEPEDDVEIVPETQPPKGKGKRNKGKQVVGDQTSKPKATKWTPIEEEALAKAFIGTSDNPVKGNNQSGEGFWSKVLAKFLALMDQGPYRDLDSVSSKWRKLNSSINRFCEEYNKLYTSDRRSGWNDEDVFKMALEKYKEKNGSNFPHVRAWMVVKDEPKYSPIPNEVAMAKRQKTSETGSLSAGGSDARCHINLNDDADYDEDEYNVREPERPPGRDKTKKERAKGKEKEKVDPHMVEFMEHLKMYNDVTAQKTKAKERGIEEKSRASEEKLKEKVVEELAEIASSILKLSGFSSSYCHAFRRVFTGFGPR from the exons ATGATGATGCGGGGTGCTTGGAACTTCCCACCCGTTCAACCTCAACCGATCCCCACACCACCCGTTCAACCTCAACCGATCCCGACCCAATCCGAACCCGAAGACGATGTGGAGATTGTTCCCGAAACCCAACCGCCTAAAGGGAAAGGAAAACGAAACAAAGGCAAACAAGTGGTGGGTGATCAAACGTCGAAACCGAAGGCGACTAAGTGGACCCCAATCGAAGAAGAAGCCTTAGCCAAGGCTTTCATTGGCACTTCCGACAACCCGGTAAAAG gTAATAACCAATCGGGTGAGGGGTTTTGGTCCAAGGTATTGGCCAAGTTTCTCGCCTTGATGGACCAAGGCCCGTATCGAGATCTCGACTCGGTTTCCTCGAAGTGGCGAAAATTGAACTCGTCCATTAATCGGTTTTGCGAGGAATATAACAAATTATATACAAGTGACCGTCGTAGCGGGTGGAACGACGAGGATGTGTTCAAAATGGCATTGGAAAAGTataaggaaaagaatggttccaaCTTTCCTCACGTTCGCGCGTGGATGGTTGTAAAAGACGAACCAAAATATAGCCCTATTCCTAACGAGGTGGCGATggcgaaacgccaaaaaacatcggaaacgggtagtttaagcgccggtggatcggacgcgaggtgtcacataaacttaaatgatGACGCCGACTATGACGAAGACGAGTATAACGTACGTGAACCGGAGCGTCCACCGGGCCGAGACAAAACAAAGAAGGAGCGGGCCaagggaaaagaaaaggaaaaggtggaCCCGCACATGGTTGAGTTTATGGAACACCTAAAAATGTACAACGACGTCACGGCCCAAAAAACGAAGGCGAAGGAGCGGGGTATCGAAGAAAAAAGTCGTGCATCGGAAGAAAAGTTAAAAGAGAAG GTTGTAGAAGAGTTGGCAGAGATCGCTAGTTCGATTCTTAAATTGAGTGGGTTTTCCTCATCGTATTGTCATGCCTTCAGGCGTGTGTTCACGGgtttcggccctaggtga